A genome region from Carassius carassius chromosome 23, fCarCar2.1, whole genome shotgun sequence includes the following:
- the endouc gene encoding uridylate-specific endoribonuclease C codes for MHKGNDFGWILVLSALFTFSDASSQTVNQELSDVFNELWKLDVNRLKPGTHYNISLQGKAGYIPQGSTSAVDHASSPLFTSVDEAKLNSITTYARFMKLLDNYERSTGVAERVTAEEVTENNSFLDAVLETAVMKRAHRYLIGKGKSRSDLRQFKSQLYYMWFRLYHRDRNGGEDSSGFEHVFVGETKFGREIMGLHNWVQFYLQEKQKLLDYKGYKAKDNDAPNEDDHVLNVQFSWHGLVKPVASAFVGVSPEFEMAIFTILFLTSTEKTTTAVVNLDEYQLEMVVYRHGRSIGTAYPKLLSSNNRHV; via the exons ATGCACAAGGG GAATGATTTTGGATGGATCCTTGTCCTGTCAGCACTGTTTACTTTCAGTGATGCATCAAG TCAAACTGTCAACCAAGAGCTTTCAGATGTTTTTAATGAGCTCTGGAAGCTGGATGTGAATCGCCTGAAGCCTGGGACTCATTACAATATCTCACTGCAG GGCAAAGCTGGTTACATACCGCAGGGAAGCACCAGTGCAGTAGACCACGCCTCATCCCCACTGTTTACCAGCGTCGATGAGGCCAAACTGAACTCCATTACCACATATGCAC GCTTCATGAAGCTTTTAGACAACTATGAGAGATCTACTGGTGTGGCAGAGAGGGTGACCGCTGAGGAGGTGACTGAAAATAACTCCTTTCTTGATGCTGTCTTGGAGACAGCAGTCATGAAG CGTGCCCACCGGTACCTGATTGGAAAGGGAAAATCCCGCTCTGATCTGAGACAGTTTAAGAGTCAGTTGTACTACATGTGGTTCCGTCTTTATCACAGAGACAGAAATGGAGG GGAGGACTCCAGTGGATTTGAGCATGTGTTTGTTGGAGAAACCAAGTTTGGCAGAGAAATCATGGGTCTTCACAACTGGGTCCAGTTTTATCTGCAAGAGAAGCAGAAGCTTCTTGATTACAAGGGCTACAAAGCCAAGGACAATGATGCG CCTAATGAAGATGACCATGTCTTGAATGTGCAGTTCAGCTGGCACGGTTTGGTCAAACCAGTGGCCAGCGCATTTGTTGGTGTGAGTCCTGAGTTTGAAATGGCCATCTTTACCATCCTGTTCCTCACGTCCACTGAGAAGACCACCACGGCCGTGGTCAATCTGGATGAGTACCAGCTGGAGATGGTGGTGTATAGACATGGTCGTTCTATTGGGACCGCTTATCCCAAACTGCTGAGCAGCAACAACAGACACGTATAG